The region ACGGCCCTGTACCAAGGGGCTCTGGCTGGAAGAGATAAGCCCAGAGGGCCAGCTGTGTGGATGCTGTCACGAAATGTAGAGCCAGCTTGGAAAAGGCAGACAGGCTGGGCTGGTTCCAGAGGTTGGTATCTGACCTTTGTAAGGAAGAGTCAAGAGTCAGATTCCGTGTCAGAAATTTAAGATTACAGAACTCTGAGGAGGAATTGGATTCTTTCTCCTCCTTACTCACCTCCCAGTCTATCATCTCACCTTGTTTGGCCTGAACTATTCCAGCAATTTAAAGCATTCTAGGGGCTGTCATACGACCTCTTCTGATCCTTACAACCACCCCACATGGCAGGTGTTGGTGTCAATGTcctcaaatgagaaaactgaagctcagaggacTCATCTGACTTTGCAGAGGTCCCCAGGACTCTAGATGGCATAGCTCATCTGCTAGACCGGAGCCCTTCCTGCTACAGAAACACAGACTCACCACCTGCTCAgagaagatgctgctgctgctgctaagtcgcttcagtcgtgcccgactctgtgcgaccccatagagggaagcccaccaggctcccccgtccctgggattctccaggcaagaacactggagtgggttgccatttccttctccaatgcatgaaagtgaaaagtgaaagggaagtcactcagtcatgtctgactctttgcgaccccatcgactgcagcccaccaggctcctccatccatggattttccaggcaagagcactggagtggtgtgccatcAGAGCAGATGAGCAAAGAGCAAATCGACACCCTCAGGACCCTGCTCAGGCAAGATACACTGAGCACCCTACAAGCAGAAGGGAGAGCAGAAGGTCCCAGGGCTTGGGTGCGCTGAGGGATGGCTATTGTGTGGGTTTTGTGTCTCATTTACCCTACTAGTTTTCCCGAAAGGATTCTACCAATACAAATATTGACACGGGTCAGGCCTTACAGATTGAGAAAACTGCCTTGTTTCCACTCATTTATCCCAAGGGGAGTCTaggtggtttatttttaaataaatgtatttacttatttatggctgcCCTGGGTGCTTATTGCAGAGCACTGGGTCTAGGGTGTATaggcttcactagttgcagcacgtgggctcaggtgTGGTGACTGGGCCACTGGGCTTAGCCATTCTGCAGCaaatggaatcttcccaaaccggggaatgaacccatgtctcctgcattgacaggtggatttttaaccactgggccaccagcaaagtcctaaGGTGCTTTCAAAGCTCTTGACTCATGAGCCCCAAGTCGTTAAGACATCTGTTCACTCTACTTCAGGTGGAATAGAGTAGGACTGCTGTATCTCAGCTTGAGAAGTTCTGGGTGCATTCAGATGGAGCTAGGGAGTATCACAGAGCTGGTGTTCAGGGATCAGTTGGTGGGCAAAGCAGTGCTAAAGTTATGTGATGACAGACCACTGTGTGGCCCTGCACAGTCAAAAATTGGATGAAACACAGAAATAGAACACAAtcctatttttatattattttttgcaaGCTTCCACTTCCTTAAATATCTTGACCTCATTCTGGAAGCCACAGATCTACCTGCTGGCAGGTCAGCTTCTTTTAAGGCTGTGCTGCCGTCTCCTGGAGAGGCCTGGGCATAGCAAGAGCCTTCTCCTTAGGGCCTCTTTCAGGTGCCACTCCTGAGGCCAAGGCTTGATTGTGCTAGTCCCAACTCGCCCAGGCCTGATCACATGTTTCCTGATGCTACTGCTTCCCTGATTTTACAGGGAAGACGTCTAAAACCAGCTCTGAAAAACAggtgtggtttttatttgcttgaAGTCCAATAATTACGTTATTTCTACTGATCTTCATTATCTGCTGTCAGACCTTAGGCAGAACTGATAACACACTCTGGTAACTTCAGCCTTGAACCGATCCACACTTCCCAGAGACCTGCTTGCTCTGGATTTTGCTATGTGGGAATGAACACTGCCTGGAGATGAAGAGGGATTTAGGGCAGACACTGAGTACATGTTGGTCCCAAGGGCAGTGACCCCACGAACAGAGGCCAGTCTGAGCACAGAGCCAGGTTCTCGCTCTGCTCTTCTCCAGCCCTGGGTTTACTGTTAGAAAACAAAGTTAGGTGGCATCAGTGTTGTCACTCTCAAGTTCTCctctctattttgtttatttgtccttagcatttatcaccatctgacatactacttatttttaattttgcttccttTCACTATATGGAAGCTCCACAGAGGCAGATATTTGTCTCCTGTGTTCACGTGGTATCTTCAGCCTTTAGAAGAAGGCCTGGCACTTACAGGGTGCTAGGTATATGCGGAGTGAGTGAAGTCCTGGCTTTATGGCCTTATATGGTTATGGCTCCATACTCCTCATCCGCAGAGTCTGACGGATCTGATGTTTCTGCCTCAGCCTTCCGGGAGGACTTTATGCAGAGATGAGGGCCCAGGCTGGTGACCAGAGAAGGGGACGCTGACGCGAACAGGTGCTGACTTTGCTCTTGGCCTGGCCCGTCTCATGTAATCACAGGAGGAGTCGCTTCAAGAGACCTCGGGGTAGGAACTGGGAAACCTAGGGTTTAATACAAACTTGAGAGGCACCGAAAAACCTGAGTGAAGCACAGTAATAAATGTAACTTGTGTCTGCGTACAACCACTTATAACTACTATTACAGCCATAACCTAAGGAATACGTGCCCTGTCCCAGGGCTTTATTGCAAACTGCATCACACACCGTACGGCTGTTTTTCACGAGATCTCTATTTGGCACGAGGTTCGGAGTCCCACTGTGGACTGACCGTGAGCTCGACTGGGGCCCGGCGGAGGCGGCACACGGACTGCCTTTACAGCCCGCTGCCGAGGGTACGTGCCGGAGACCAGGGGCGCAGATGCCGTAGGCACACGCCTCCAACCGTACCCCCACGCCTCCAACCGTACCCCGTTCCGCGCCTTCCGTTGGCGGGCTTCCTCTCGCCGCGACAACTTCTGGAGCGCTGGCTGCCGGGGCTTGTAGTTCGAAGTCCCCCGCCTGCCCTGGAGGACGATCGCTCCAGGAGCGGAACTACACCTCCCAGAATTCCCCGCGCCACCGGGCGCAGAGCGTCCGGCCTGCGCGCGCAGGGAAGATGTCGGCCCCTGTGTTCCGAGCCCGCGGCGGCGGCCCTGCAACTGAGGAGACCACGGGCGGCCTTACACCGGCCGGGGGTCCCAGTCCTTGTCGTGGGGCCGGATGCTCAGGGACTCAGTGCTGCACAAATCCGAGGACGCCAGGCTGTCCCGTGCCAGAGCAGCCTGTGAGGACCACCCCTACCTCCTCCCCAGACTGCACCGCACACCCCGCGCCCCTAGAGGGCTGCGCCCTGGCGCGCACCTATGAAGAGTGACCCCGCGACCTCCGCAGCCCCCCTGAGGGCGCTCGGGGGCGCCCTGCGGAGCAGCGAGCCCGTGCGTGCCGCCCCGGCCCCATCGGCGGCCGCGCTTCTGCTGGAGGAGGCTGCCGATCTGCTGGTGGTGCACCTGGACTTCGGCGCGGCGCTACGCACTTGCGAACGCGCCTGGCAGGGCCTGGCGGAGGAGCCGGCGGGCGCGTACGTTCGGGGCTCGGTTCGCCTCCGGGAACAGTGGGAGGCCTCCAGACCCCAGCACTCCTGCAATCTGGTTGCTCGTGCGACCCTTATTCCTTGTTTTCCTCGCGGTGGTTTTCCGCGAGGCAGGGACTCACCTTGTGCCGGTTCTCCGAGGAGGAAACGGTCGAGATGTGAACGGGGTTTAGTGGGACCCCACAATCAATTCTTTCTCTGTGTACCAGGGTAGAATGGTCTAATGGGAAGATAGAATTGATTTGTTTAAATTACTGCAGTAAGGTGATGGCGGAAGTCTTCGCCTTCCACCCCTCCCACAAAGTAGTCCCCCTCACTCCTCGGGTTGGGGTTTAGAGCAGGAGTCGTGTTCTGGTCCTCTTGTAGGATTGGATCAAAGAATTGAAATCTTGGTCCGGCATTGCTCGTTGGATTAGGTCACACTAGGGAGGGCGTGGGTAGACTGGTCAAAGCTGGCCCCAGAGAAGGATGAACTGGGGACCCTTCGCTGAGTGTTTGGGGGTCGGTGAAGACTGGGTGCTGTAAAGGCTGAGGGTGTGATTCTGCTGCTGCGCTTGGTGGGAGACTGCTTCTGCCCTTTCTTCACTAAGCAAACTTAGGGGTGGTCCTCTTTCCACCCACATCTGTGCTGCagctgttcttttccccttgggAGTAAATGAAGGCTTCCTGTTGGTTAACCCTGACTTTACCTGGATACAGAAACGTGTGCTGGTCAGCAGCTGATTGGCCTTTAGATTTATAGAAACTTACAGCTCCTGGGCAAAGGGCAGTTTTCTCTTGCTAGGCCTCCTGAGACGGGTCATAATTGTGAGGCCCACTTGAATactggaggtgggaggtgagagtTAATAGCTACTGACTTGGTTGCTGGTGAAGAACAGTCCCaggctgaagaagggaatggcagtgcaggagaaccaCTTCTGAACTCAAATTGGCTTTTTCATTGACAGCTCCTTGGAGGTGAAATGCTCTCTGTGTATTGTGGGCATCCAGGCCCTGGCAGAAATGGATCGGTGGCGGGAAGTCCTGTCCTGGGTTCTTCAGTATTACCAGGCTCCTGAGAAGCTTCCCCCCAAAGTCCTGGAACTGTGGTAGGTCCTTAGGTCCTTACTGCTTCCCCACTGAGTCAGTGCAGGAGCAAGAGGGTTttcccctgggtctggaagatcccctgtagaagggataggccactcactccagtattcttgggctcccctggtggctcagctggtaaagaatctgcctgcaatgtgcgagacctggatttgatctctgggttgggaagatcccctggaggaaggcatggcaacccacgccagtgttcttgcctggagaatcctcatggacagaggattctggctgcctacagtccatggggtcacacagagtccaacatggctgagcaactaagcacagcacacccCTTCAGTTCTCatatctcctctttttccttccataCCATTTCCCTTTAAATCTAATTctttccctgtcccccaccccccctccccccggtgCCCTCCAGACTCAAACCATATGTAATAAAAGATGAGGAAGAAGGAATTTAAGAGTGGGGTAGGGAACACAGGAAAGGATGGGAGACATGAAGTGGGGTGACAGAAGTGGGGTGTGTCAGAGCCGAGAGAGCTGCTTGCTGCTCCTGAGAACTCCTGATTCTTACCCTGTCAGGGTCCTGTAGGGAAGGACTTGAGGGCACAAAGGAGGGGCCGGGTAGGAGGAGTGTAGTGGTTATGAGAAATGAACAAACCATGAAGCACTGACCACTCTTCTTCTGGGATTGGATTATTTGGGGGTTGCAGCGTTCTTTTATACAGCAAAATGCAAGAGCCGGGAGCCGTGGTGGATGGCGTTCGTGCTTGGCTTCAAGACCCTGACAACCAGGGCCTTCCAGAGTATAGATCCTTAGCAGAACTTCACCTGCAGCGGGTGCTGCTTCCTCTGGGCCTCCTGTCAGAGGCTGAAGAGCTGGTGGTGGGCTCTGCAGCCTTCAGCGAGGAACAGCGGCTGGACGCGCTTCAGGCCATTAGTGCAGCGAGGCAGCAGCAGACACATGGGCGCTCTGGCTCTGAGGAGACGCGGACACTAAACCAGGAAGGTGGGACATCATCCTTCTGCGGCCCTCTGTGCAGAAGCTGAGGGCTTCCTCCTGGACCTGGGGTCCATCATGACCTTCCTGGGCCTTGGGAACAATGCTTTGTATGAGTAAGTTCCAGATTGCAGGATAAGAAACCTGTTGAGGTGCTTCAAAAGCCCAGCCCCTCTGCACTTGGCTTTGGGGGCAGGTGGTGCAGATCTCAGAACCTTACTTTTGTCTCCTGAAAGTCATTTCTGTGGGCCCCTGTCAGTAGATCTTTCTCCACTGTGCTGGCCTGGATGGGATGttgcttcactgtctcctgaagcaGTGCCTTTCAGCTGTTTAGGGTTGTGTAGGGAAGTTCTTCCTGATACTGAGTTGAA is a window of Odocoileus virginianus isolate 20LAN1187 ecotype Illinois chromosome 23, Ovbor_1.2, whole genome shotgun sequence DNA encoding:
- the PEX26 gene encoding peroxisome assembly protein 26 isoform X1 → MKSDPATSAAPLRALGGALRSSEPVRAAPAPSAAALLLEEAADLLVVHLDFGAALRTCERAWQGLAEEPAGASLEVKCSLCIVGIQALAEMDRWREVLSWVLQYYQAPEKLPPKVLELCVLLYSKMQEPGAVVDGVRAWLQDPDNQGLPEYRSLAELHLQRVLLPLGLLSEAEELVVGSAAFSEEQRLDALQAISAARQQQTHGRSGSEETRTLNQEDSSSPHKFLSLLTLLRQLWDSAVSHFFSLPFGKSLLAALLLCLLVLRFDPASHPALSGLPCSPQAPAPQDCWRSGVTRPRQPVSCSWMGPASAASLIPGEADLAGALCRAASTPSPLHPALAGLADDGVLHTCAVLLNPVLGVCPRPLSQGCLTLSSCPALPSGTGSRCKPHTFPCKAVEPLHPFLSPSLR
- the PEX26 gene encoding peroxisome assembly protein 26 isoform X3; this translates as MKSDPATSAAPLRALGGALRSSEPVRAAPAPSAAALLLEEAADLLVVHLDFGAALRTCERAWQGLAEEPAGASLEVKCSLCIVGIQALAEMDRWREVLSWVLQYYQAPEKLPPKVLELCVLLYSKMQEPGAVVDGVRAWLQDPDNQGLPEYRSLAELHLQRVLLPLGLLSEAEELVVGSAAFSEEQRLDALQAISAARQQQTHGRSGSEETRTLNQEDSSSPHKFLSLLTLLRQLWDSAVSHFFSLPFGKSLLAALLLCLLVLRFDPASPRSLPFLYKLTQIFQRIRKAVSPPLCQLPIQH